The genomic interval TCCCTTTAAAAGTCCCAATAATATCAGCTAAAGTTCTTCTCATTCCAATAGTATCATTATTCTTTATTAAATCTTTTAAAATTGTATAGTAATCATCTATATCAACCTGTACTTTTTCATTTTCCATATTAGTTATAAATATCTTGTTATTTGATGTCTTTTCTGATGAATTTACGTCATACAAAAGTTCTTCAAATAATTTCTCTCCAGGTCTTAAACCAACTATATCTATTCCGACGTTTGACCCTGATAACTTTATCATATTCTTTGCTAGGTCATAAATTTTAACTGGTTCACCCATATCTAATATTAATATTTCTCCACCTTTACCAATAGTTGCCGCTTCTATAACTAACTGAGCAGCTTCTGGTATAGTCATAAAATACCTTATTATATCCTTATGAGTAAGAGTTAAATTTTTTCCTTCTTCTATTAATTTTGAAAATATAGGTATAACTGAACCATTACTTCCTAAAACATTTCCAAATCTAACTGCCATAAACTTTGTATTCGAATCTTTTTCAGAATATTTTTGAAATATCATTTCACAAACTCTTTTTGTAGCTCCCATTACATTAGTTGGATTTACAGCCTTATCTGTAGAAATTAAAACCACAGATTCTAATTTATATTTAAGACAACATTCAGCCACGTTCTTAGTTCCAAATATATTATTTTTTATAGCCTCTTCTGGATTATTTTCCATAAGTGGCACATGCTTATGTGCTGCTGCATGGAATAGTATCTCTGGCTTGTATTTATTAAATAGCATATCTAACTTATCAAAATCTCTTACGCTAGCTATTTCAGTCTTATAGTCTAAATATGGATACTTTCTTTTTAACTCTAATTCCATAAGGTAAGAAGCATTTTCATTAATTTCTATATTAATAATCTTTTTAGGATTATATTTAGCAATTTGATTGATAAGTTCAGAACCTATGCTTCCTCCACCACCAGTTACAAATACTATCTTATCTTGAATAAAATCAAATACTTCTTTAGTATTAATTTTTATTTCTTCTCTACCTAATAAATCTTCTAGCTTTATATTTCTCAATTGTGTACTTAAATTTCCTTCTTCAATTAAATTATCTACATTAGGCAATATTTTAACTGATATATCCTTTAGTTTATTTAATTCTTTTAGAATATTAGAAATTTTACTTTGCTCTACAGAAGGCATAGAAATTATTATTTTTGAAATATCATTTTTTTCAACAATTTTTTCAACATCTTCTAAGCCACCTAGAACTTTTAAACCATATACTTTTCCACCTTTTTTATTGGGGTTGTCATCTAAAAAACCAACTATTTTATATGGAAAGTTTGGGTTGATTCTCGATTCTTTTACTAGTAAAACTCCTGATTCCCCAGCTCCATAGATAAGTACATTTTCAGAGTTTGTATCACTTCTTGTTATTCCTTTCATTCTAGTTAAAAACATCAAGAATCTTGAAACTATAAGTAAGAAGGTAAATATTATCCAAGCCTCAAAATACAGACTGCTCTTAGTATCTAGTCTTAAAAAAATTCTAAGTATATATGATAGAATTGTTGTAGAAGAACTTAAAGCTACTAAAGACATATATTCTGAAGTCCCACTGAATCTCCAACTATTGTTATATATTTTTAAAATAAAATATATAACACAAAAAGAAAGATTGAAGTAAACTAAAGTATTTATATTTTTATCTGTTAGCTGAAGTTGATCATATTTTAAAAATATTGAAATCACTAATGATATATTTAATAGAAATATGTCTATTAAAAATTTCACTAGTTTTCTTATGGTGTTCATGATAACCTCCATTAATTATTTGCTTTATTTTTCTCATATCCTTCTATAAACTCTTTAACAAATGTTGCAAACACACCTAAACATATACTTAAGACTATACCTATAAGTAGTTTAGTTGCATTTCCTGATTTTTCTTTAACATTAATGATTGAACTATCGTATTTAATAAAGTTTTCTGATTTATTTAATTCCAAATCTATCAATGTCTTTATAGATTGATATTCACTTTCAAAAGTCTTATACTTTTCATAATAAGTATCGATATTAGATACTTGTATAGGATAAATATATTTAAAATAATTATTATCTGTTGTTCCAGAACCCCCTGAAGAAACTGGTATTTTTCCAGAAACTGAGTTATCTTCTAATTGCTTTTTTAATACAGGTAAAGACTTTTCTAAATAAGCCTTTCTTTCTTCCAAATAATCAAACATATTTTCTTTATAGTATTGATTTAAAATAGTTAAATATGTTTTCATTATACTATTAGAAACTTCTCTATTTTTATCAAGTTTTCTATTGACTCTTACAGTTGTTCTATATGAATCTGGAGATAACAATTCTTTCTCTTCTGGAGTTTTAGCTAAATCTTGTAAACTATTTGTTTCTATAATTTTATTTTCAGTTAAAAAATCTCTTTTTGTATTAATATCATCTTTATTTTCTTTTACTTTTTCTTCATAAAGACTTTTTAATTCTGGATTTTCAAACAATAGTTCTAGATATTTATCATCTAATAGTATTTCTTTAGGATTTTTTCTAGGGTAGTATACCTCACCCATATAACTTTTTATTTCTTGATAATTCAATGTATAATTAATATATGTTGTATTATTCTTATCAAAAATTATTTTTTTAGCTACATACAGACATGTCGCTATTAATCCTATTATAGTAACTATAATAAATATTTTAATATTTTTTAAAAAGATATTAAGTATATCATAGATA from Fusobacterium pseudoperiodonticum carries:
- a CDS encoding polysaccharide biosynthesis protein; amino-acid sequence: MNTIRKLVKFLIDIFLLNISLVISIFLKYDQLQLTDKNINTLVYFNLSFCVIYFILKIYNNSWRFSGTSEYMSLVALSSSTTILSYILRIFLRLDTKSSLYFEAWIIFTFLLIVSRFLMFLTRMKGITRSDTNSENVLIYGAGESGVLLVKESRINPNFPYKIVGFLDDNPNKKGGKVYGLKVLGGLEDVEKIVEKNDISKIIISMPSVEQSKISNILKELNKLKDISVKILPNVDNLIEEGNLSTQLRNIKLEDLLGREEIKINTKEVFDFIQDKIVFVTGGGGSIGSELINQIAKYNPKKIINIEINENASYLMELELKRKYPYLDYKTEIASVRDFDKLDMLFNKYKPEILFHAAAHKHVPLMENNPEEAIKNNIFGTKNVAECCLKYKLESVVLISTDKAVNPTNVMGATKRVCEMIFQKYSEKDSNTKFMAVRFGNVLGSNGSVIPIFSKLIEEGKNLTLTHKDIIRYFMTIPEAAQLVIEAATIGKGGEILILDMGEPVKIYDLAKNMIKLSGSNVGIDIVGLRPGEKLFEELLYDVNSSEKTSNNKIFITNMENEKVQVDIDDYYTILKDLIKNNDTIGMRRTLADIIGTFKGRVE